One window of the Cryptomeria japonica chromosome 7, Sugi_1.0, whole genome shotgun sequence genome contains the following:
- the LOC131066302 gene encoding probable glucan endo-1,3-beta-glucosidase A6 (The sequence of the model RefSeq protein was modified relative to this genomic sequence to represent the inferred CDS: added 44 bases not found in genome assembly), producing MAQGTHNRRMGNDSSSPNASAFCLSILLVCLGIKFVAADSDPFVSTHAVGINYGRVADNLPTPAKAVELMKSINAGYVKIYDADSDVLKALANSSLPVVITIPNDEILGIASSTSTSDQWVQTNVVPYYPLTKISMIMVGNEILSYPSLQSTWTQLVPAMQNIHNSLQKNNLDSSIKVTTSVAMDAFSSSYPPSNGTFKEAIATSVIKPMLSFLDSTDSYFFLDVYPFFAWNDNPVNISLNYALFGLSTTNVEDGTLGYTNILDAQLDAAIAAMQALGYDDVKLAISETGWPTKGDSSGATVANAAHYNTRLVSKLLSNAGTPRRPKTFFPTFVFALFNEDLKSGAATEQNWGVFYADGSPVYDIDLSAVNLTNGVVKLSDAPASSASSSSSIFFGQLFWAVFSCSTNLVLLFIISRLGF from the exons TTCTCCAAATGCCTCTGCATTTTGCCTATCTATACTTCTTGTGTGCCTGGGGATAAAATTTGTGGCGGCAGATTCAG ATCCGTTTGTATCGACTCATGCAGTGGGAATCAACTATGGGAGAGTCGCCGACAATCTACCGACACCAGCCAAAGCAGTGGAGCTAATGAAGAGCATTAACGCAGGCTATGTGAAGATATATGACGCAGATTCTGATGTCCTCAAGGCATTAGCCAACAGCAGTCTTCCTGTGGTAATAACAATACCAAATGATGAAATTTTAGGCATAGCTTCAAGCACATCCACTTCAGACCAATGGGTACAAACCAACGTTGTCCCTTACTATCCCCTCACCAAAATCTCCATGATCATGGTGGGCAACGAGATTCTTTCCTACCCCTCGCTTCAATCCACCTGGACCCAATTAGTACCCGCAATGCAAAACATCCACAACTCCTTACAGAAGAACAATCTAGATTCTTCCATAAAGGTAACAACTTCCGTAGCCATGGATGCCTTCTCTTCCTCCTACCCACCCTCCAATGGGACCTTCAAGGAAGCCATAGCCACATCAGTAATAAAGCCCATGTTAAGCTTCCTAGATTCCACAGACTCATACTTCTTTCTAGATGTCTACCCTTTCTTTGCCTGGAACGACAACCCCGTCAACATATCTCTCAACTACGCGCTCTTTGGCCTGAGCACCACCAACGTAGAAGACGGCACGTTGGGCTACACCAATATACTAGATGCACAGCTGGATGCCGCCATTGCAGCCATGCAAGCTCTGGGCTACGATGACGTAAAATTAGCCATCAGCGAAACGGGGTGGCCCACCAAAGGCGACTCTAGCGGCGCCACCGTAGCCAACGCCGCCCACTACAACACAAGACTCGTCAGCAAGTTGTTATCAAATGCCGGCACTCCTCGCCGGCCGAAGACCTTCTTTCCGACATTCGTCTTCGCTCTTTTTAACGAAGATCTGAAATCCGGCGCCGCCACGGAGCAAAACTGGGGTGTTTTTTACGCCGACGGGAGTCCCGTCTATGATATCGATCTCTCCGCCGTGAATTTAACCAACGGCGTTGTTAAACTCTCAGATGCTCCGGCGTCCTCTGCGTCGTCGTCGTCGTCGATTTTTTTCGGTCAATTGTTTTGGGCGGTCTTTTCGTGCTCAACTAATTTGGTTCTGTTATTTATTATTTCAAGACTAGGTTTTTAA